From the genome of Leptospiraceae bacterium, one region includes:
- a CDS encoding aryl-sulfate sulfotransferase, which yields MKHYLFTIILISIFTILHCSSEKKDDTGTLLAAAALASSSSSSCGTLTLDSVTAHSKNNLMAIAKATTTASAQVAIEFSASGTETLTTSYSTAGTSHEITVMGMRANTQYAMKAKCGTAYSDAKTFTTGSLPSNAPTVTLVTKDNNSLGGIVVFGVGVGKRTNPWIRKVSAGNILVAFDDEVKTMKTNGDIVTTYDLSSLKSSGSYHHDAVILPNGNIMTLGYEYGTSTTGGNISGDKIVELDSSGNTKWEWSTFSYLDKERFPGSLANATKTYQGTSYKEWSHCNALYYSSTDSSVILSCRSQSWVIKIDYSTKAIKWIMGSNTGISSTYNKQFMTLQSGSWMTGQHAPVITSSGSILLYDNRNESNGTTSMSRAVQFTLNETAYTATQSWEYVAPKYTMSLGDVDELSNKNILICSGGPGTDQNARILEVNSSGTDVWQIQVSNTSVYRAERISWSDFL from the coding sequence ATGAAACATTACTTATTTACCATAATACTAATATCTATATTTACGATACTTCATTGTTCTTCAGAAAAAAAAGATGATACGGGTACCTTACTTGCAGCAGCAGCCCTGGCAAGTAGTTCTTCATCCTCCTGTGGAACCCTAACTTTAGATAGTGTTACAGCACATAGCAAAAATAATCTTATGGCTATTGCAAAGGCAACAACAACGGCATCGGCACAGGTAGCTATTGAATTTAGTGCCAGCGGCACGGAGACTTTAACAACCTCCTATTCTACGGCTGGAACCAGTCATGAAATTACCGTTATGGGTATGCGTGCCAATACACAGTATGCAATGAAGGCTAAATGCGGTACCGCCTATAGTGATGCTAAGACTTTTACAACCGGCTCATTACCTTCCAATGCACCTACTGTTACCCTGGTTACCAAGGACAATAACAGCTTAGGTGGAATTGTAGTTTTCGGTGTGGGTGTTGGTAAGCGAACAAATCCCTGGATTCGGAAGGTTAGTGCAGGGAATATCCTTGTAGCATTTGATGATGAGGTAAAGACCATGAAAACTAATGGGGATATAGTTACTACTTACGACTTATCATCTTTGAAAAGTTCAGGTAGCTATCATCATGATGCCGTAATATTGCCTAATGGGAATATTATGACTCTTGGATATGAATATGGAACCTCAACTACAGGAGGAAATATTTCCGGAGATAAAATAGTTGAATTGGATTCTTCCGGAAATACAAAATGGGAATGGTCAACATTTTCTTATTTAGATAAGGAGCGTTTTCCGGGATCTTTAGCGAATGCTACGAAAACATATCAGGGGACTTCTTATAAGGAGTGGTCTCATTGTAATGCCTTGTATTACTCTTCTACAGATAGTTCTGTGATTCTTTCATGTCGTTCACAAAGCTGGGTTATCAAAATTGATTATTCAACAAAAGCCATTAAATGGATTATGGGAAGTAATACGGGTATTTCTTCTACTTATAATAAACAATTTATGACTCTTCAGAGTGGTTCGTGGATGACGGGACAACATGCACCCGTTATAACATCTTCGGGTAGTATACTACTCTATGATAATAGAAATGAGTCAAATGGTACCACAAGTATGAGTAGAGCTGTTCAATTTACACTCAACGAAACAGCTTATACAGCAACCCAGTCCTGGGAATATGTGGCTCCTAAATATACTATGTCTTTGGGAGATGTAGATGAACTATCGAATAAGAATATTTTGATTTGCTCCGGCGGACCGGGAACAGATCAAAATGCAAGAATCTTGGAAGTAAACTCATCCGGAACAGATGTCTGGCAGATTCAAGTGAGTAATACATCTGTCTACAGAGCTGAAAGAATATCCTGGTCAGACTTTTTGTAA
- a CDS encoding DUF1566 domain-containing protein: MEVFLFRIGKILNNIQGILMKKNLLSVILLAGLVFASCTKDKNDDDKNLLLAAYAMASANTSSSSSLTYKIVDTGQNTCYNSSTGAEVTCTKTGYDGDYAGNQPSYTKSSDGKIITDNVTGLMWTQSSDINGDGTVNDSDKRYPEHTDSSLSAKSYCDNLSLGGYDDWRLPDVKTLYSLILFTGKDASTADGCTGGSGTCNTASLTLFLDTNYFDKAFGDTSVGDRVIDGQYATTSKYVTTTMGGDTTIFGLNFVDGRIKGYGYYKESSKSYFKKFYVRCVRGNTSYGVNNFVDNGDQTISDKATGLMWQKDDADSTDFDNAVSVCEKATTANYSDWRLPNVKELQSIVDYSRSPDTTSSAAIDAKFNATSITNENGKTDYAYYWASSTHLEEVGATVTASTAGTKGTYVSFGRANGYFTNQYLDVHGAGAQKSNSKQSISTSHTSIDLGYGKFYYNGPQGDVERINNKVRCVRNY, encoded by the coding sequence ATGGAGGTTTTTTTATTTAGAATTGGAAAAATTCTAAACAATATACAGGGGATTCTAATGAAAAAAAATTTACTTTCCGTGATCTTACTTGCAGGCCTGGTCTTTGCAAGTTGTACAAAAGACAAGAATGATGACGATAAGAATTTGCTTCTGGCTGCTTATGCTATGGCTTCTGCAAATACTTCTTCCTCTTCTTCTTTGACATATAAGATTGTGGATACAGGACAGAACACCTGCTATAATTCCTCGACAGGTGCAGAAGTAACCTGTACAAAAACCGGTTATGATGGGGATTATGCAGGAAACCAGCCGAGTTATACCAAAAGTTCTGATGGGAAAATTATTACTGATAATGTTACGGGACTTATGTGGACTCAGTCTTCTGACATCAATGGAGATGGAACCGTCAATGATTCGGATAAGCGCTATCCTGAACATACCGATTCGAGTTTGAGTGCTAAGTCTTATTGTGATAATCTATCTCTGGGTGGATATGATGATTGGCGTTTACCGGATGTTAAAACATTATATTCCTTGATTCTTTTTACCGGGAAAGATGCAAGTACTGCTGATGGTTGTACAGGTGGAAGTGGCACATGTAACACTGCTTCCCTTACTTTGTTCTTAGATACTAATTATTTTGATAAGGCATTTGGAGATACTTCTGTAGGGGATCGCGTGATTGATGGACAGTATGCTACTACCAGTAAATATGTAACTACAACAATGGGAGGAGATACTACCATATTTGGTTTGAATTTCGTAGATGGAAGAATCAAAGGATATGGATATTATAAAGAAAGTTCTAAAAGTTACTTTAAAAAGTTTTATGTTCGCTGCGTACGGGGTAATACCAGTTACGGAGTAAACAACTTTGTAGATAATGGAGACCAGACCATAAGCGATAAAGCTACAGGTCTAATGTGGCAGAAAGATGATGCTGACTCTACAGATTTTGATAATGCTGTATCTGTTTGTGAAAAGGCAACGACAGCGAATTATTCTGATTGGAGACTTCCTAATGTAAAAGAATTACAGAGTATCGTAGATTATTCTCGCTCTCCGGATACTACAAGTAGTGCTGCAATTGATGCCAAGTTTAATGCTACTTCTATTACCAATGAAAACGGCAAAACAGATTATGCCTATTATTGGGCGTCCAGTACGCATCTTGAGGAAGTCGGAGCTACCGTAACAGCAAGTACAGCCGGAACCAAGGGAACCTATGTATCTTTCGGGCGTGCTAATGGTTATTTCACAAATCAGTATCTGGATGTTCATGGTGCCGGAGCCCAAAAGAGTAATAGTAAACAAAGTATTTCGACCTCTCATACCAGTATTGACCTTGGATATGGAAAGTTTTATTACAACGGTCCGCAGGGGGATGTGGAACGGATTAATAATAAAGTTCGATGTGTGAGAAATTACTAA
- a CDS encoding Rpn family recombination-promoting nuclease/putative transposase translates to MNHDSFFKLTFQDKENAIDFFKHRLPQELLKDISLDSLEITKDSFVDPNFQDIHSDLLFKVLIANKESYIYLLLEHKSYPDSMTSFQLLKYMVGIWSLYWSQSSKEKNLRLPLILPMVLYHGGEEWQFGNDFLQLQEKMEGWEKYQVNFHYVLFDFSTYKDEEIKGEIVTQLFILLLKYINRDDFEEKLGSIIELLAELMTKTTGMEYIKSVLLYMLSGVKGIELDRIEKMLETEKSGRVKEMLTSLAERLEQKGYERALKLVEVEKQRAERAEIEKQRAEAEKQRAEHKTRLKTAIAMKQKSMDIPLISSITELNQTFLEKFFTKVGI, encoded by the coding sequence GTGAACCACGATTCCTTTTTCAAGCTTACGTTTCAGGACAAGGAGAATGCCATTGACTTTTTCAAGCACAGATTACCTCAGGAGCTTTTAAAAGATATTTCCCTCGATTCTTTAGAAATTACCAAAGATAGTTTTGTCGATCCAAACTTTCAAGATATTCATTCCGATCTTCTTTTTAAAGTTTTAATTGCAAACAAAGAAAGCTACATCTATCTGCTTCTGGAACATAAAAGCTATCCTGACAGTATGACTTCCTTCCAGTTACTTAAATATATGGTCGGTATATGGAGTCTGTATTGGAGTCAATCCTCAAAAGAAAAAAACCTCAGGCTTCCCCTGATTCTGCCTATGGTATTGTATCATGGTGGGGAAGAATGGCAATTCGGAAACGACTTTCTACAATTACAGGAAAAGATGGAAGGCTGGGAAAAATACCAGGTAAACTTTCACTATGTTCTTTTTGACTTTTCCACCTATAAAGACGAGGAGATAAAAGGAGAAATCGTAACACAGCTCTTTATCCTGCTTTTAAAGTATATAAACCGGGATGATTTTGAAGAGAAGCTGGGCTCCATTATTGAACTCTTAGCGGAACTAATGACGAAAACAACCGGGATGGAATACATAAAATCTGTTTTACTTTATATGCTATCGGGAGTCAAAGGAATAGAACTTGACAGGATTGAAAAAATGTTGGAGACTGAGAAGAGTGGGAGAGTAAAAGAAATGCTGACATCCTTAGCTGAGAGACTGGAACAAAAAGGCTATGAAAGAGCTCTGAAGCTGGTCGAAGTTGAAAAGCAAAGAGCTGAAAGAGCCGAAATCGAGAAGCAAAGAGCCGAAGCCGAGAAGCAAAGAGCCGAACATAAAACGAGGCTTAAAACAGCCATTGCCATGAAACAAAAAAGTATGGACATTCCTCTCATCAGTAGCATTACAGAACTGAATCAAACTTTCTTAGAAAAGTTTTTTACTAAAGTCGGTATCTAA
- a CDS encoding shikimate kinase encodes MNVVLIGPRGVGKSKVSRKLSKLTGMAYVITDMAAVYESGGISIPEMVKKDGGDWRDFRRLEVAILQKLQKAENLILDCGGGILFDVDEKGEEFFSEEKFNLLQNIGTVIFLSQDTEYLIDKVKNDPSRPDLSALKSYREILERRLPYYRKAASFTLQIDNKKITEVAKMVIKHLGLRTY; translated from the coding sequence ATGAATGTAGTATTAATCGGACCCAGAGGGGTCGGAAAAAGTAAAGTTTCCCGTAAGCTGTCCAAGCTTACCGGTATGGCCTATGTCATTACCGATATGGCAGCTGTCTATGAAAGCGGTGGTATCTCCATTCCCGAAATGGTAAAGAAAGATGGGGGGGACTGGCGTGATTTTCGTAGATTAGAAGTCGCTATATTACAAAAATTACAGAAAGCGGAAAATCTTATTTTGGATTGTGGTGGTGGAATCCTCTTTGATGTAGATGAGAAGGGAGAAGAATTCTTTAGTGAAGAAAAATTCAATCTCTTGCAGAATATAGGAACCGTTATCTTCCTATCCCAGGACACAGAATATCTGATAGATAAAGTAAAGAACGATCCTTCAAGACCCGATTTAAGTGCTTTAAAATCTTATCGCGAGATTTTGGAAAGAAGACTTCCTTACTACAGGAAAGCCGCTTCTTTTACCTTACAGATAGATAACAAGAAAATTACAGAAGTTGCGAAAATGGTAATAAAGCACCTCGGTCTTAGAACGTATTAA
- a CDS encoding HDOD domain-containing protein: protein MKEQIDTVVRDINKLPPMSNVVIRVMNLVRDPAVSIQELATEILKDPAITASILKLSNSAYYRASKPIRTVQEALMTLGIKTVKEIIILTASKAILNKELKGYQLEGDALWLQSLVVAELSSRIAREKGLNVEKDLIFTAGLLHGIGKVILSQFFPGVMFKIRNELKADNTLKFTEIEKKYFGYTYAEVGKIALDTWNFPDELKEAVAYHLEPEKAKGYPLIASVVHVSHTISIVSGIGIDIGGIYQELSPFALKLTKVTESDLEKFYLSMPELEKSINDLRNP from the coding sequence ATGAAAGAACAGATAGATACAGTCGTCAGGGACATTAATAAACTTCCACCAATGTCAAATGTTGTGATAAGGGTTATGAACCTTGTCAGGGATCCTGCTGTTTCTATACAGGAACTGGCAACTGAGATATTAAAAGACCCTGCTATCACGGCTTCCATCCTTAAGCTTTCTAACTCGGCTTATTATAGGGCCAGTAAACCTATTCGTACAGTGCAGGAAGCTCTTATGACTCTCGGAATTAAAACTGTAAAAGAAATTATTATTTTAACTGCATCTAAAGCTATTCTAAACAAGGAATTAAAAGGATACCAGTTGGAGGGGGATGCTCTCTGGTTACAATCCCTGGTTGTAGCGGAACTATCCTCTCGAATAGCCAGAGAGAAAGGCCTGAATGTAGAAAAAGACCTGATTTTTACAGCGGGTCTTTTGCATGGAATAGGAAAAGTTATATTAAGCCAGTTTTTTCCGGGTGTCATGTTTAAAATTCGGAATGAATTAAAAGCAGATAATACTCTGAAATTTACAGAAATCGAGAAGAAATATTTCGGTTATACTTATGCCGAGGTGGGTAAAATTGCCCTGGATACCTGGAACTTTCCGGATGAATTGAAAGAAGCTGTTGCATACCATTTGGAACCGGAAAAAGCGAAAGGTTATCCTTTAATCGCTTCGGTTGTACATGTGTCTCATACAATTTCTATTGTCTCAGGTATAGGAATTGATATTGGAGGAATCTATCAGGAACTTTCACCTTTTGCATTGAAGCTTACGAAAGTTACAGAGTCCGACTTAGAGAAATTTTACCTGTCTATGCCTGAATTAGAGAAGTCCATCAACGATTTGAGAAATCCATGA
- a CDS encoding chemotaxis protein CheD has protein sequence MILRDYKIINVGIAEIRSAKSPYVLRTTLGSCIGVVLYQPDMKIGAIAHIMLSKDPIGRDKLKNPDKYVETAMPRLIQMFESEGCRPGTYSARVFGGASMFKNINSSFLQHIGEDNINTVREFLQWNQIPLLVEDVGGHEGRTISLYLDDGRILLKKAGFEKFLYKVR, from the coding sequence ATGATTCTTAGGGATTATAAAATCATTAATGTGGGGATAGCCGAAATTCGATCGGCAAAATCTCCCTACGTACTGAGAACCACTCTTGGCTCCTGTATTGGAGTGGTTTTATACCAGCCGGATATGAAGATTGGAGCTATTGCCCATATCATGCTCTCAAAAGATCCTATCGGTCGAGACAAACTTAAAAATCCGGATAAGTATGTAGAAACGGCTATGCCTCGCTTAATTCAGATGTTCGAGTCAGAAGGGTGCAGGCCGGGCACCTATTCTGCAAGGGTATTTGGTGGTGCTTCTATGTTTAAAAATATAAATTCTTCATTCTTACAGCATATCGGAGAAGATAATATCAATACAGTTCGAGAATTCTTACAATGGAACCAGATTCCCTTGTTAGTAGAAGATGTTGGTGGTCATGAGGGCAGAACAATTAGTCTATATCTCGATGATGGAAGAATCCTCTTAAAAAAGGCCGGTTTTGAAAAGTTCTTGTATAAGGTTAGATGA
- a CDS encoding TraB/GumN family protein, translating into MSEETTEEKIQTEPLRKIKIKDCELNILGTAHVSKKSVEAVESFIQQEKPDTVCVELCQSRMNSMKDPNYLQKLDIFKVFKERKMYLLLSNLILSSFQKKIGGEVKPGDELRKAISEAENIGAKIVPVDREVQTTLKRSWGNVGFFSKMYLLSNLIASLLVKEDISPDKIEEMKSEDALKDLFSQLPARYSEIKNVIIDERDIYLAENIRRASFGSKKLFAVVGAGHLEGIMKHIENENKIEALDEIPKKSLLQKSSVLIIPFLLVGLISYAFYSGGKKEGMDYIYYLILVKGGLAAIGAILAFAHPLSILTAFVMAPLGTFIPIFKPGWMSALVESFLRKPLVEDFEKIADDTTHFTGFWQNRVIRIFLVLLFPQIGSTIGTFLVTWEGLKKIFT; encoded by the coding sequence ATGTCAGAAGAAACTACTGAAGAAAAAATTCAAACCGAACCTCTGCGAAAAATTAAAATTAAAGACTGCGAACTCAATATTCTTGGGACTGCTCATGTTAGCAAAAAAAGTGTGGAAGCAGTTGAGTCCTTCATTCAACAGGAAAAGCCGGATACAGTCTGTGTAGAGCTCTGCCAGTCCAGAATGAATTCCATGAAAGATCCGAACTATCTCCAAAAACTTGATATTTTCAAGGTTTTTAAAGAGCGGAAAATGTATCTTCTTCTTTCCAATCTCATTCTTTCCTCCTTTCAAAAGAAAATTGGAGGAGAAGTAAAGCCGGGGGATGAACTTCGTAAAGCCATTTCAGAAGCAGAAAATATAGGAGCAAAAATTGTTCCGGTAGACAGGGAAGTGCAAACTACCCTGAAACGTTCCTGGGGGAATGTAGGATTCTTCTCTAAAATGTATTTACTCTCCAATCTTATCGCTTCTCTTCTGGTCAAAGAAGACATCAGTCCGGATAAAATCGAAGAAATGAAAAGTGAAGATGCCTTAAAAGACCTGTTCTCCCAGCTCCCGGCAAGGTATTCAGAAATTAAAAATGTAATTATCGATGAACGTGATATCTATCTGGCAGAGAATATTCGCAGGGCCAGCTTCGGATCCAAGAAACTTTTTGCCGTAGTTGGAGCCGGACATCTCGAAGGGATTATGAAACATATAGAAAATGAAAACAAAATCGAAGCTCTCGATGAAATTCCAAAAAAAAGCCTGTTACAAAAATCTTCTGTTTTAATTATCCCTTTTCTTCTGGTCGGTCTGATTTCTTATGCCTTCTACTCCGGTGGAAAAAAAGAAGGAATGGATTATATTTACTACCTTATCCTGGTAAAAGGTGGCCTGGCTGCAATAGGTGCCATTTTAGCTTTTGCTCATCCGCTATCTATTCTTACTGCTTTTGTGATGGCCCCTCTCGGAACCTTTATTCCGATTTTCAAACCGGGTTGGATGTCGGCTCTCGTCGAGTCTTTTCTGAGAAAACCGCTGGTAGAAGATTTTGAGAAGATTGCGGATGACACCACGCATTTCACCGGCTTCTGGCAAAATCGTGTAATTCGGATTTTTCTGGTTCTTCTATTCCCTCAAATCGGAAGTACTATCGGAACCTTTCTTGTCACCTGGGAAGGTCTAAAGAAAATCTTTACCTGA